The Lactobacillus sp. ESL0680 DNA segment CTGCCTAAGGCTCCGGCGTTAACAATTGAACCATAACCTTGCTTCAAGAAAACTTTGATTTCTTCACGCATACATAGGAATGTCCCGCGCAAATCAAGGTTAATTGTCTTATCAAAATCATCATCAGTTAATTCAGCAAATGGCTTGAGCACACCACCACCAGCATTATTAACGGCATAGTCTAACTTGCCATAAGTATCGATAATTTTATTTAAACTATCTACAATGCTGTCGGTTTTCATAACATTCAAAACTAAGCCGGTAATCTTGCCATCATACTTTTTATCCAAATCTTTCGCTGCATCAATAACGCTAGGATTGTAGTCCGTCAATACAACATTAGCACCTTGAATGGCAAATTCTTCACTAATCGCATAACCAATTCCTTGAGCAGCACCTGTAACCATTGCAACTTTATCTTTTAACATTTTTGTATCCTCCTAATTTAAACTTTTAATTGCTTCTTTAGCGGCAATCCAACCTGAGACAAAGGCAAAGCCGTTCGCGATCCCTTCATAGCTTGGATAACCATCTGAGTAAAGTCCATTAACATTATTGCCAACAATATATAAATCTTTAATTGGTGAACCGTCTTCTCTAACCGGCTCACAATTACGATTGACATTGACACCGTCTAAAGTTCCCAAAATTGCACAATGTTCAATAATTGCATAAAACGGGCCATCATGAACTCCAAACAGCAATTCAGCAGCTGGTTTTAAGAAAGTGTCATCTTGTTTATCTTCAACCGCTTGATTGTAAGAAGCTAGGCTTCTCTTCAAAGCTTCAACGGGAACATTTAGCTTTTGTGCTAATTCTTCAAGTGTACCTGCTTTAACAACCTCACCGGTTTTAATAGCATTATCAAAGTCTTGTTGAATATTTGGCAGTGGACCAACCGCAGTCCGTGGTTCTTCACCAACCTCGCAGAATTGTCTTTCAAACGTATCTTCTAACTCAACTTCATGATCCTTAAAGTAATCAAGCGTTGCTTGGTCTAAAACAACATAATATTTGCCATGAACGTTGTGTGCAGCATTGCCCCACATGGCAAAGTCATAAACAACATCTTCATTAACAAAACGATTAGCTGTTTGGTCTAACCATAATAACGGCAAATTGGTTAAAGTTTCGACGCTGCTATCACGCTTCATTGGGTTAATCTGCATACTTGGCGCGCAGCCATGAGCAAATAAAGCTGGACTATGGCGCAAATCAGCACCAAGTTTTTGCGATAAGCGAATTCCAACTCCTGTTGACTTATGTTCTCCTAAATTCAATAAGTCAGCAGTATCTGAATAACGTTCCTGCAGCATTTCATCGCTGCCGCAATAGCCACCATCAGCAAAAATCACTTTGCTGGCTTCAATTCGAATTTGCTTACCAGTCTTGTCTTTAGCAATCACAGCCTTTAGACCATGATCGTAATCAAGAGAAGTAACTTCAGTTTCCATTAACACTTGATTTCCAGCAGCTTCAAACTTTGCTGGTAATTTGTCCCAATTGGCAATTTTTTCCGCAAAATTATTAAACTTATGATAAACAAGCGGATCATTCAAGTGAGCCTTTTGCTCACTCTGTTCAACAGTTACCGGCAAGCCCATTTCGGTTAACCGGTCAATATTTTTTCCAGATTCTTTCAAAAATCTAGCTAAGAGTTCACCATTAACAAAAAAATGATTGTAATCTGTTAAACCTTGAAAGGCATCACGATAATCATACTTAACGCCTAACTTATTTTGCTGGCTAGAATCAATCGCAAAGACACCATGCGCACCAAACTTACCAGCGCCGCCAACTTTATTTCCTTTTTCGATCAGAACAAACGGAACCTTTTGTTGATACAGTTCAAAACTTGCAGAAATCCCGGATGACCCAGAACCTACAACCACTACTTTCGTAGAAATAGTTTCCATTCAAATTCCACCTTTCTTGTGACCTTTATTACAATCTAAATTGTAAAGTACATCACAAGAAACCGCTAACACATAAAAGTTACTGCTGATAACTTAAAGTTATTGCCTTAGTTATTAATTGGGCCAATTCCTTTTGTTTACTGGTACTGATTGCAACAACGATTTCGAATTTATTCTTCAAATATTCAGGCGATATTCTGTAAATATTTTCACAATAATTGATAGACTGAAAAGTACTAGGCAGCATTGTCAATCCACCTCTGTAATTGACATTTAAATACGCAGCAGAAAAATCATTGACGGCCGCTATTTCCTTATAGCTCCAACCTTCTTGAGCATAAGCTTCTAACATTGCAGTTTGAATATTTAAAATTCCGGTCGACTTCCAATCTTGCATATAAATGGTAGAGTTTTTAGCCAAATTCTTTAGGTTTTGGTCATACTTTTTTACACTCTTAGAATTGAATACCAAGTCAAAATCAACTGTCTCTAACGGAAAAGTAATCACTTTACTATTACCAGCAAATTCAAGCTGAAAGCCAATTAAAATATCATAATTATTCTTAAGTAGACGGCTGATACTGGTGTTGAACGCTTCCTCATCAAAACTAACTACATACTTATCAGGCAGACAATTAGCGAGCCGCGCAGCGTGACTTTCTAGTCCCTGTAAAAAATGAATCCGCAATAATTTCTCAGGATGTTCATCTGGATTATGCCAAATTTCACTATATGAATTAATAATTTCAACAGCTCGCTCATAGAAAAGTTCCCCTGTTGGCGTTAAAGAAAATTCCCCTGCTGTTCGGTTAAGCAGCTTATGTCCTAGTTCGTTTTCTAATTTTTTAATCGCTGAACTCACAGCCGTTTCAGAAACATAATTTCTTTTAGCAGCAGAGATAAAACCATGTGTTTGAACAACATCTACAAAATACTTAACCGGCATCAAATTATAATTCATTGCTTTTCCCTTTTATTTAGCCAATATATTACTCTTTTCACATAAGATACCATAAATCAACTATTCCTAGACAGGTTCTTAATAAAAAATATTGCCCAATTAACCAAAATATCTATATAATTTTTTAGCATTCACATATATCAATTACCATCCAGCCAATAGACGTTAGTGCTGTTATAGGCTAAAATATGAGTTAGACAAATTATCAAGGAGGAGCTAATTTTATGACAAAAGAAATCACAAACGATGCTATCAATAACTATACCCAAGACCTTGCTAAGCACTCTGGTATCAATATTGCCAGTCATGCTGCACAAGAAAATGGAATTTTTAAGGCTAGTCAAAATACCCAAACCAAAATTGACCTCGACCCAACTTTTTCAATTGAAATCGATACGGGTAAGCCAGCTGACCAAAAACAATCAGGTCGCTGCTGGATGTTCTCAGCTTTGAACACCATGCGCCACCCACTTCAAAAGGAGTACAAGGTTAAGGACTTTGAATTATCCCAAAACTTTACTAATTTCTGGGACAAGTTCGAAAAGTCTAACTGGTTCTTCGAGAACGTTATTGCCACAGCTGAACAACCACTTGGCGATCGCAAAGTAGCATTTTTATTTGCCACCCCACAACAAGACGGCGGTCAATGGGACATGCTTTGTGGTCTTATCCAAAAATACGGTATCGTACCTAAGACCGTTTATCCAGAAACCGCCAACGCGACAAATTCAAGCGCATTAAATGACACCTTGAATACCTTATTGCGTAAAGACGGATTGGAATTACGCGACTTGGTTAACGCAGGTAAGTCCGAAGAAGCAATTCAAACACGCAAAAACGAAATGTTAAACGATGTTTTCCGGATTTTGTCTGTTTCACTCGGCGTGCCACCTACCAAGTTCGACTTTGAATACAAAGATGATGATGGTAATTATCACCGCGACGCTGCTATTACACCAAAGGAATTCTTTGACAAATATGTCGGCATGAACCTTGAAGACCACGTCTCAACTATTAACGCACCAACAAGCGATAAGCCTTATCACAAGGTCTTTTCTGTTGAGTATCTTGGCAATGTTGTCGGTGGCCGCCAAGTCCGTCACCTCAACTTGAAGATTGCAGAAATGAAGGAATTAATCATCAAGCAATTAAAGGCTGGCGAAGTTGTCTGGTTCGGTTCCAATGTTGGCAAGGATTCTGACCGCCAACTTGGCTTATTAGACACCAATATTTACAAGCGTGACGAATTGTTTGATATTGACTTCTCAATGTCCAAGGCAGACATGCTTGACTCTGGTGAAAGTATGATGGATCACGCCATGGTTATCACTGGTGTTGACCTGGTAAACGACAAACCAACTAAATGGAAGATTGAAAATTCATGGGGTGTTAAACCTGGTTTTAAGGGTTACTTTGTCATGAGTGATTCATGGTTTGATTCCTTTGTTTACCAAGCTGTTATCAACAAGAAGTTCTTACCTGATGACCTTAAAAAGGCCTTTGACGAAGGCAGCAAGGACCCAATCCAATTATTACCTTGGGACC contains these protein-coding regions:
- a CDS encoding SDR family NAD(P)-dependent oxidoreductase; translated protein: MLKDKVAMVTGAAQGIGYAISEEFAIQGANVVLTDYNPSVIDAAKDLDKKYDGKITGLVLNVMKTDSIVDSLNKIIDTYGKLDYAVNNAGGGVLKPFAELTDDDFDKTINLDLRGTFLCMREEIKVFLKQGYGSIVNAGALGSIYNPGGMGAYNAAKNGIMGMTQAAAVDYAENNIRVNCVAPGLTKTPLNDGGFLEKILPTVPMKRYETAAEVAKVYVFVASEATFMTGQTILSDGGVSVGLK
- the pepC gene encoding aminopeptidase C encodes the protein MTKEITNDAINNYTQDLAKHSGINIASHAAQENGIFKASQNTQTKIDLDPTFSIEIDTGKPADQKQSGRCWMFSALNTMRHPLQKEYKVKDFELSQNFTNFWDKFEKSNWFFENVIATAEQPLGDRKVAFLFATPQQDGGQWDMLCGLIQKYGIVPKTVYPETANATNSSALNDTLNTLLRKDGLELRDLVNAGKSEEAIQTRKNEMLNDVFRILSVSLGVPPTKFDFEYKDDDGNYHRDAAITPKEFFDKYVGMNLEDHVSTINAPTSDKPYHKVFSVEYLGNVVGGRQVRHLNLKIAEMKELIIKQLKAGEVVWFGSNVGKDSDRQLGLLDTNIYKRDELFDIDFSMSKADMLDSGESMMDHAMVITGVDLVNDKPTKWKIENSWGVKPGFKGYFVMSDSWFDSFVYQAVINKKFLPDDLKKAFDEGSKDPIQLLPWDPMGALAFK
- a CDS encoding FAD-binding protein translates to METISTKVVVVGSGSSGISASFELYQQKVPFVLIEKGNKVGGAGKFGAHGVFAIDSSQQNKLGVKYDYRDAFQGLTDYNHFFVNGELLARFLKESGKNIDRLTEMGLPVTVEQSEQKAHLNDPLVYHKFNNFAEKIANWDKLPAKFEAAGNQVLMETEVTSLDYDHGLKAVIAKDKTGKQIRIEASKVIFADGGYCGSDEMLQERYSDTADLLNLGEHKSTGVGIRLSQKLGADLRHSPALFAHGCAPSMQINPMKRDSSVETLTNLPLLWLDQTANRFVNEDVVYDFAMWGNAAHNVHGKYYVVLDQATLDYFKDHEVELEDTFERQFCEVGEEPRTAVGPLPNIQQDFDNAIKTGEVVKAGTLEELAQKLNVPVEALKRSLASYNQAVEDKQDDTFLKPAAELLFGVHDGPFYAIIEHCAILGTLDGVNVNRNCEPVREDGSPIKDLYIVGNNVNGLYSDGYPSYEGIANGFAFVSGWIAAKEAIKSLN
- a CDS encoding LysR family transcriptional regulator, whose translation is MNYNLMPVKYFVDVVQTHGFISAAKRNYVSETAVSSAIKKLENELGHKLLNRTAGEFSLTPTGELFYERAVEIINSYSEIWHNPDEHPEKLLRIHFLQGLESHAARLANCLPDKYVVSFDEEAFNTSISRLLKNNYDILIGFQLEFAGNSKVITFPLETVDFDLVFNSKSVKKYDQNLKNLAKNSTIYMQDWKSTGILNIQTAMLEAYAQEGWSYKEIAAVNDFSAAYLNVNYRGGLTMLPSTFQSINYCENIYRISPEYLKNKFEIVVAISTSKQKELAQLITKAITLSYQQ